In Penicillium oxalicum strain HP7-1 chromosome I, whole genome shotgun sequence, a single window of DNA contains:
- a CDS encoding Palmitoyltransferase pfa5, with protein sequence MATAAQKRVNLVVSRIIPPVLLGAVVYATYALTKTLCIDYLIHPLPSYHQPPRVGAGAVILSLYYLLLIFVVVTYTRLLFNVLVNPGYLPLGAERVQADAESDHKREKRRSISQANGAAEKPKRVGANASDVDIEQGIHHQAGGKAFELDPLGLESFYTKDIFVCQEDGRPAYCSTCCQFKTDRAHHCREVDRCVRKMDHFCPWVGGVVSETSFKFFIQFVVYTAVFCVFVLIVCAYFTAEIRRDVSDHWRNAMTDFILLTLRKTGGANAHWAVCLGLSGLFFFFSGGMSLSSVQLAMWNLTTIENLNRNSAVWTLAIRVPDHLLERLWSGDSSWAPTFRTVSYPLRPPTTPSERHTSDSSTEERHVFAILHTQPGENPFDLGSSLKNMQQVMGYSLIDWLLPLKHSPCANHSSPESAFALGPVVTRLKQEAGLS encoded by the exons ATGGCGACCGCCGCGCAAAAACGTGTCAACCTGGTGGTTTCACGGATCATCCCGCCCGTGCTCCTCGGTGCGGTCGTCTACGCTACTTACGCCCTTACGAAGACATTATGCA TTGACTATCTCATCCACCCGCTACCTTCCTATCATCAACCTCCCCGTGTCGGCGCTGGCGCCGTCATCCTCAGCCTCTACTACCTCCTTTTAATATTCGTGGTTGTGACATACACCCGATTACTCTTTAATGTTCTCGTTAATCCTGGATACCTGCCCCTGGGCGCGGAGCGTGTACAAGCCGACGCGGAATCCGATCACAAGCGCGAGAAGCGTCGGAGCATCTCCCAAGCAAATGGAGCCGCAGAGAAGCCGAAGCGTGTAGGTGCGAATGCATCAGACGTGGATATTGAACAGGGAATTCACCATCAAGCGGGAGGGAAAGCGTTTGAGCTGGATCCCTTGGGCCTGGAGAGCTTCTATACGAAAGATATCTTTGTTTGCCAGGAAGACGGTCGACCGGCATACTGCTCCACATGCTGTCAATTCAAGACCGACCGAGCGCATCACTGTCGAGAGGTGGACCGATGCGTGCGCAAGATGGACCATTTCTGCCCCTG GGTGGGAGGTGTCGTCTCCGAGACATCGTTCAAATTCTTCATCCAATTTGTCGTGTACACTGCGGTCTTTTGCGTCTTTGTCTTGATCGTCTGCGCATATTTTACTGCGGAAATCCGTCGTGACGTTAGTGACCACTGGAGAAATGCCATGACAGACTTTATTTTACTGACATTGAGAAAGACTGGAGGTGCCAATGCTCACTGGGCCGTCTGTCTTGGATT GAGcggccttttcttcttcttttccggGGGAATGTCCCTCAGTTCCGTGCAATTGGCCATGTGGAACCTCACCACCATTGAGAATCTCAACCGCAACTCCGCCGTCTGGACACTCGCCATTCGAGTGCCCGACCACCTATTAGAGCGCCTCTGGTCAGGCGACTCGTCCTGGGCACCGACCTTTCGCACGGTGTCATATCCTCTTCGTCCACCCACCACACCCTCTGAGCGCCACACGTCCGATTCTTCGACTGAGGAGCGTCACGTCTTTGCCATCCTCCACACCCAGCCGGGCGAAAATCCCTTTGATCTTGGCAGCAGCTTGAAGAACATGCAACAGGTCATGGGATATAGCCTGATTGACTGGCTTCTCCCATTGAAACACAGCCCCTGTGCGAATCACTCTAGCCCAGAGAGCGCTTTCGCGCTGGGCCCGGTGGTCACTCGTCTCAAACAGGAAGCTGGGCTGTCCTAA
- a CDS encoding Pre-mRNA-splicing factor isy1 gives MARNSEKAQSMLFRFRAQQAADMGIIDIGRTRRPKNITSVDAIPTCERWRGQVLKEISRKVSRIQEPSLSDYQIRDLNDEINKLMREKWAWEMQIRNLGGPNYMRGSGRVYDDEGREIPGGGKGYRYFGRARELPGVKEMFEAAARRGRGPPEEEEGAGAGRGGDIATRKVNANYFGYGLDEEDGTLLAYEKQKEKEAIEGLRSQGDDDTEDGWEPLPGDSGDGVEWRLPSLEEVQEELVNRRRQRLLQKIS, from the exons ATG GCTCGCAACAGCGAGAAGGCACAGTCCATGCTGTTCCGCTTTCGAGCGCAGCAAGCAGCGGACATGGGAATTATTGACATTGGACGAACACGACGACCCAAGAATATCACGAGTGTTGACGCGATCCCGACCTGCGAGCGCTGGCGTGGCCAGGTCTTGAAAGAAATCTCGCGCAAGGTGTCGCGCATCCAAGAACCGAGTCTCAGCGACTACCAGATTCGCGATCTGAAtgacgagatcaacaagCTTATGCGAGAAAAATGGGCCTGGGAGATGCAGATTCGCAATCTGGGAGGACCAAACTACATGCGCGGATCAGGCCGGGTCTACGATGATGAAGGACGAGAGATCCCTGGTGGAGGAAAAGGCTACCGATACTTTGGCCGTGCGAGAGAATTGCCTGGTGTGAAAGAAATGTTTGAAGCTGCAGCTCGTCGTGGCAGAGGACCAccagaggaggaagaaggtgCGGGGGCTGGTCGTGGCGGAGACATTGCCACAAGAAAGGTCAACGCCAATTACTTCGGTTATGgtctggatgaggaggatggcACGCTGTTGGCATAcgaaaagcaaaaagaaaaagaggccaTTGAGGGTTTACGCTCTCAGGGTGATGACGATACTGAGGATGGCTGGGAACCGCTGCCTGGAGACTCTGGAGACGGAGTGGAATGGCGACTTCCATCCTTAGAAGAAGTGCAAGAAGAGCTTGTCAACAGGCGACGTCAACGGCTTCTTCAGAAGATATCCTGA
- a CDS encoding Myosin type-2 heavy chain 2 has translation MLPSQLNSTPKRASPFGRSSPSSGPMSQQRPKSAILSPSHGLESARGHLRNASVSQITPNRSPGNLSRERSTSLRKDVSSGTFAPSFIKSEELKRGADQIRGLEGDNDFSGNKYVWLRDPEKAFVRGLVLEELENGNLLVQTDDGEQREVDPDQVDKVNPAKFDKADDMAELTHLNEASVVHNLHTRYQSDLIYTYSGLFLVTINPYCPLPIYTAEYIKLYKGRGREETRPHIFAMADEAFRNLVEEGENQSILVTGESGAGKTENTKKVIQYLAAVATSDTPYGRSGSKQLSNLSQQILRANPILEAFGNAQTVRNHNSSRFGKFIRIEFSRSGQICGAWIDWYLLEKSRVVKPNSNERNYHIFYQLLQGSDKSLREKLLLHNMQIQDFAYLKDGNDSIVGVSDQDEWNSLVEAFHVMEFTEDDQLSILRTIAAVLHLGNVTVAKESARADQAALAPDGIKSVEKACQLLGIQSERFIKGLLHPRVKAGREWVEKVQTPDQVRLALDALSKGIYARGFGDLVTRINNQLGRSMTDENYFIGVLDIAGFEIFDNNGFEQLCINYTNEKLQQFFNHHMFVLEQEEYAREQIEWQFIDFGRDLQPTIDLIEMTNPIGIFSCLDEDCVMPKATDKSFTEKLHSLWDRKTPKYRASRLNQGFVLTHYAAEVEYTTHDWLEKNKDPMNDNITRLLAASNNEHVANLFTDCAEVEDGNDHPRSRVKKGLFRTVAQRHKEHLSSLMVQLHSTHPHFVRCILPNHKKCPKMLQAPLVLDQLRCNGVLEGIRIARTGFPNRLPFAEFRQRYEVLCQNMPKGYLEGQSVARLMLEKLGMDKAWYRVGRTKVFFRAGVLADLEEKRDELIRTIMTRFQSVARGFVQRRISNKRLYRAEATRIILQNFHAYLELKDSPWWCLFSQMKPLLGDTRTAKEVKKRDEKIKELESKMKQEMSDRQKLDEERRRTELEIQKIQKTLESERALALDKEEIFMRLQDREVELAEKLAEAITDQEKLEEQLDDLVDAKKKTDEQLQLRITQLEQAGLIIQKLESEKQALQAQVEELDSKLADLEADFAGKDASIQELAQEIKMLQSHLGLKDRKLQDLEAKLLRTDQDLDVKLASTSKELDKAKKELRDSLAENQSIRKQITDLTSTTTSYEDLLRRKESELTVLRNDLKKCDEDKKTAEAEKKSLMNRHDSMQVRLREVQAERDAMRSEKTQLEREAADVKRLLDEKRTEDAEAGESRKLLEQQVHDLKAQLFKTEADLSRERQSRDDVQMLAEHNLAELTDKYAALNESKIEIEKEMYIQQDSLRRANEARLAAESSRKELQSELIKLRERFTAVENARLNAEAEIERKLKNQSDERMASMRTDLEEKMQLLDDLEAERYQLSVRVQELEHAISESDNFRIRHDQHKARLERELVTLKGRLTASENDNRALLTKIQQKNLDIARSNSKASDSNRLRLSNLQKEKERLEEDNKRLQKQLGDSQLTITSLEKQKEKLALSLEDLNHELNREHKNSRNAEKAASTANLQLAEVNRNLETERQLRGQAQANTRQMQTTLDHANKEIEDLHRQLIALHRVFEPESSEPEETWEAIQPHLSKRVDLAQVLNGVQHKLQVTEEKYARAEGQLSEMRRRHADEMRELDSKYSSSKRALLEEIDQNDVTNRGPVHLRKNSDNAFKRVSNPSTPHRRYNNVYEGANDSARSDRTVDTLGYQKRMDAAGEIEELQNKLQMTEMQNKHLQSQLQQFVPSRDIWQDESPSVRRMQLLERENGRLHGQLDDSAKKVSALERSIRSGELSLRDVQAKSHEELYDLINSQEQSRRSLLKVHNDALTEFSEAKSQYEKLKRAKMTLEVELRDAKSETLELQTAREQDHLSRDQLLQEFSDLQIRLDAETSRTADLESTLSLFKTRADEYFSKLEQAEIAVLKASRAEQFAKSRCQEAEDTCAQIISERKEMDALVEDLQRQTQSLEARMEDQAAELQGALQAKQRLQNELEDYRNQRAIDIEDKETSMEQTRQKYQREFSTINGELEMERERLLNVRGENSRLREELDDLRSKWDDEVLNSSTWAKEKARLELAMQDIANSRDEAAAAYSEAQTKVVSLLTQVRSLRTSIDDVTAERDSLLKDKKMLEGRLAEAAERLEDLAKGESPSMRNAASMDRELLELKSKLAQQEDLSAAAVNKMRRADALATEMQKELTVERETAAQLFKEKAGLEKQLKEVQLRCVDLETKGYSSGSQDVRFLHKRIKELETHLEEQESKHTAEQRSLRNVDRTVKDLQSQIERRDKVNVQLNEEVSKARDRIERLLKNIEELQQGDTETQLQARRAERDLREEREKVQLLERELENLKAMRSTASMGRPMTAFSEAGSRRGSAAYGYDSTPQRKPSNTKGFL, from the exons ATGCTTCCCTCCCAACTCAATAGCACGCCCAAGCGTGCCAGCCCGTTTGGGCGCTCCTCACCATCGTCAGGACCAATGTCACAACAACGGCCCAAGTCAGCCATTTTAAGCCCCTCGCATGGGTTGGAATCGGCAAGAGGACATCTTCGAAATGCGTCGGTCTCTCAAATTACACCGAATCGATCACCGGGCAACCTCTCTCGTGAGAGATCGACCTCACTCCGCAAGGACGTCTCTTCTGGAACTTTTGCGCCAAGTTTCATCAAATCTGAAGAGCTCAAGCGAGGCGCAGACCAAATACGTGGACTGGAGGGTGATAATGACTTCTCAGGGAACAAGTATGTTTGGCTGCGAGACCCGGAAAAGGCATTTGTTCGTGGTCTTGTattggaggagcttgaaaaTGGGAATCTACTGGTGCAGACCGATGATGGAGAG CAGCGGGAGGTAGACCCAGATCAGGTGGACAAGGTTAACCCGGCGAAATTCGACAAAGCAGATGACATGGCGGAGCTGACCCATCTGAACGAGGCTTCAGTGGTGCATAATCTGCATACTCGGTACCAGTCGGACCTGATTTAT ACATACTCTGGACTGTTCTTGGTAACGATCAATCCATACTGTCCTCTCCCGATATACACCGCCGAGTATATAAAGCTGTACAAAGGTCGTGGAAGGGAAGAGACTCGCCCACATATTTTTGCCATGGCAGATGAAGCGTTTCGAAACCTCgtggaagagggagaaaacCAGAGCATCCTTGTGAC TGGTGAATCTGGCGCAGGCAAAACGGAAAACACAAAGAAGGTCATCCAATATCTTGCAGCCGTCGCAACCTCTGATACGCCTTACGGACGGTCAGGATCGAAGCAGCTTTCAAATTTGTCTCAGCAAATTCTCCGCGCGAATCCAATTCTCGAAGCTTTTGGAAACGCCCAAACAGTCCGCAATCACAACTCTTCGCGCTTCGGCAAGTTCATTCGAATCGAGTTTTCACGATCAGGGCAAATTTGTGGAGCATGGATAGATTGGTACTTGCTCGAAAAATCGCGAGTCGTCAAGCCAAACTCCAACGAGCGAAATTACCACATCTTCTATCAGCTGCTGCAAGGATCAGACAAGAGCCTTCGCGAGAAGCTCTTGCTCCACAACATGCAAATTCAGGACTTTGCATACTTGAAAGATGGCAATGACTCGATCGTTGGAGTCTCGGATCAAGACGAGTGGAATTCTCTAGTTGAGGCGTTCCATGTCATGGAATTCACCGAAGATGACCAACTTTCCATATTGCGCACAATTGCTGCTGTGCTACACCTTGGCAATGTGACAGTCGCGAAGGAAAGCGCGAGAGCGGACCAGGCTGCATTGGCTCCAGATGGCATTAAAAGCGTGGAGAAGGCCTGCCAGCTTCTGGGGATTCAGAGTGAACGATTCATCAAAGGCCTGCTGCATCCAAGAGTCAAAGCTGGCCGGGAATGGGTGGAAAAGGTTCAGACTCCCGACCAAGTGCGACTGGCCTTGGACGCCCTCTCGAAGGGCATTTATGCCCGCGGCTTTGGCGACCTTGTCACACGTATCAACAACCAATTAGGTCGCTCGATGACTGATGAGAACTACTTTATCGGCGTCCTCGACATCGCCGGTTTCGAAATCTTTGATAACAACGGGTTCGAGCAGCTGTGCATCAACTACACCAATGAAAAGCTGCAGCAATTTTTCAACCACCATATGTTTGTTCTCGAGCAGGAAGAATATGCTCGGGAGCAAATTGAGTGGCAATTTATCGATTTTGGTAGAGACTTGCAACCGACTATCGATCTTATCGAAATGACGAATCCAATCGGTATCTTTTCATGCCTTGACGAGGATTGCGTGATGCCCAAGGCGACGGACAAGTCATTTACTGAGAAGCTGCATTCGCTTTGGGATCGCAAGACGCCAAAGTATCGTGCCTCACGCTTGAACCAAGGTTTTGTCCTCACTCACTATGCTGCTGAAGTCGAATACACGACACATGACTGGTTGGAGAAAAACAAGGACCCAATGAACGACAATATCACACGCCTGCTCGCAGCCTCGAATAATGAGCACGTAGCAAATTTGTTCACGGATTGTGCCGAGGTagaagatggaaatgatCATCCCAGAAGCCGTGTGAAGAAGGGCTTGTTCCGAACTGTGGCTCAACGACATAAGGAGCACCTTTCTAGCTTGATGGTTCAGCTTCATTCGACACATCCACACTTTGTCCGTTGTATTTTGCCAAACCACAAGAAGTGTCCAAAGATGTTACAGGCGCCCTTGGTTCTTGATCAATTGCGATGCAACGGTGTCTTGGAAGGAATCAGAATCGCCCGAACTGGTTTCCCCAATCGACTTCCTTTTGCGGAGTTCCGTCAGCGATATGAGGTTCTATGCCAAAACATGCCGAAGGGTTATTTGGAGGGCCAAAGCGTGGCCCGTCTGATGCTGGAAAAGCTGGGGATGGACAAAGCCTGGTACCGGGTTGGACGCACCAAAGTGTTCTTCCGTGCAGGAGTTCTTGCAGATCTAGAAGAAAAGCGTGATGAACTTATCCGAACGATTATGACACGATTTCAATCCGTGGCACGGGGCTTTGTCCAAAGGCGGATCTCAAATAAGCGTTTGTACCGTGCTGAAGCAACTCGCATCATACTGCAAAACTTCCACGCCTATTTGGAGTTGAAGGATAGCCCTTGGTGGTGCTTGTTCTCCCAAATGAAGCCATTGCTCGGCGACACGAGAACTGCTAAAgaggtgaagaagagagatgagaagatTAAGGAGCTGGAGTCCAAGATGAAGCAAGAAATGTCTGATCGGCAAAAGCTCGACGAGGAGCGACGACGTACGGAACTGGAAATTCAAAAAATCCAAAAGACTCTCGAAAGCGAACGTGCTCTCGCACTCGACAAGGAAGAGATTTTCATGCGCCTTCAAGATCGTGAAGTCGAATTGGCAGAGAAACTAGCTGAGGCTATTACAGATCaagagaagctggaagagCAATTGGATGACCTTGTGgatgcaaagaaaaagactgACGAGCAATTACAATTGCGGATCACACAACTTGAACAGGCCGGTCTGATCATCCAAAAACTGGAGTCAGAGAAGCAGGCGCTTCAAGCCCAAGTTGAAGAGCTGGACTCAAAACTTGCTGATCTCGAAGCAGACTTCGCTGGAAAAGACGCTTCAATACAGGAGCTAGCGCAGGAGATCAAAATGCTTCAAAGTCATCTTGGTCTTAAGGACCGCAAGCTTCAGGATCTTGAAGCCAAACTATTGAGAACAGATCAAGATCTCGATGTCAAACTCGCGTCTACCTCGAAGGAACTggacaaggccaagaaggaacTTCGCGATAGCCTAGCGGAAAATCAATCGATTCGCAAGCAGATCACCGACCTAACATCTACCACGACCAGTTACGAGGACCTACTTCGCCGAAAGGAGAGCGAATTGACAGTTCTCAGGAATGATCTCAAGAAGTGTgacgaggacaagaaaaCTGCAGAGGCTGAGAAAAAGTCTCTCATGAATCGGCACGACAGTATGCAGGTCCGGCTTCGAGAGGTGCAGGCTGAGAGAGATGCCATGCGATCTGAGAAAACTCAGCTCGAGCGGGAAGCCGCAGATGTCAAGCGACTTCTCGACGAGAAGAGGACTGAGGATGCTGAGGCCGGTGAGAGCAGAAAGCTGTTGGAGCAGCAAGTTCATGACCTCAAGGCCCAACTTTTCAAAACTGAAGCGGACCTCAGTCGTGAGCGTCAGTCCAGGGACGATGTCCAAATGCTTGCTGAGCACAACCTGGCTGAGCTCACTGACAAATATGCTGCCTTGAACGAATCTAAAAtcgagattgagaaggagatgtACATCCAGCAAGACAGCCTTCGTCGCGCGAATGAGGCACGCCTGGCTGCGGAATCTTCAAGAAAAGAGCTTCAATCTGAGCTCATTAAGCTCCGCGAGCGATTCACCGCTGTGGAAAATGCGCGCTTGAATGCGGAAGCTGAAATCGAGCGAAAGTTGAAGAACCAGTCGGACGAGCGCATGGCAAGCATGCGCACTGATctcgaggagaagatgcagcttctcgatgatctcgaagCTGAGCGTTACCAGCTCTCAGTCCGTGTTCAGGAATTGGAGCACGCAATCTCCGAATCCGACAATTTCCGTATTCGTCACGACCAGCATAAGGCACGTCTAGAGCGAGAGCTTGTGACCTTGAAAGGCCGCCTCACTGCTTCGGAGAATGATAATCGCGCATTACTCACCAAAATTCAGCAAAAGAACCTTGACATCGCCCGATCGAACTCGAAGGCCAGCGACAGCAATCGACTGCGACTTTCCAACCtccagaaggaaaaagaaagactggAGGAAGACAACAAGCGACTTCAAAAGCAGCTTGGGGACTCCCAATTGACGATCACAAGCCTCgaaaagcaaaaggagaAGCTTGCTCTGAGTCTGGAAGACCTTAACCATGAGCTTAATCGAGAGCACAAGAACAGTCGCAATGCTGAAAAGGCCGCTTCCACCGCAAATCTCCAGCTAGCGGAAGTGAATCGTAATCTTGAAACTGAGAGACAACTTCGCGGCCAGGCTCAAGCGAACACCAGGCAAATGCAGACTACTCTCGATCACGCTAATaaggagattgaagatcttCATCGCCAGTTGATTGCTCTTCACAGAGTTTTTGAGCCTGAGTCCTCGGAGCCCGAAGAGACTTGGGAAGCGATACAGCCACATCTATCCAAGCGAGTCGATCTCGCTCAGGTTCTGAATGGCGTTCAACATAAACTGCAAGTCACAGAGGAGAAATATGCTCGTGCCGAAGGTCAATTGTCTGAGATGCGCCGCCGCCATGCCGACGAGATGAGGGAGCTTGACTCGAAATATTCCTCATCGAAGCGGGCCTTGCTTGAGGAGATCGATCAGAACGATGTGACAAATCGTGGGCCTGTGCATCTGCGGAAGAATTCAGACAATGCCTTCAAGAGAGTTTCCAACCCGTCAACACCCCACCGTCGCTACAATAATGTGTATGAAGGTGCCAACGATTCTGCCAGATCAGACCGGACTGTCGATACCCTGGGCTATCAGAAACGGATGGATGCAGCGGGTGAAATTGAGGAATTACAAAATAAGCTGCAAATGACTGAGATGCAAAACAAGCACCTTCAAAGCCAGCTTCAGCAATTTGTTCCTAGTCGCGATATCTGGCAAGATGAGAGTCCCTCCGTGCGCCGAATGCAATTGCTAGAACGGGAGAATGGACGACTTCATGGGCAGCTTGACGATTCCGCTAAGAAAGTATCCGCTCTGGAACGCAGTATCCGATCTGGCGAGCTTTCTCTGCGTGACGTGCAAGCCAAGTCCCACGAGGAGCTATATGATTTGATCAACTCCCAAGAGCAGTCTCGTCGATCTTTGCTCAAGGTCCATAACGACGCTTTGACGGAATTCAGTGAGGCAAAGTCACAGTatgagaagctcaagcgtGCGAAAATGACACTCGAAGTCGAGCTTCGCGATGCTAAGTCTGAGACTTTGGAGCTTCAGACCGCTCGAGAACAAGATCATCTCAGCCGTGATCAGCTTCTGCAAGAATTTTCCGATCTCCAAATTCGCCTTGATGCAGAGACATCGCGTACAGCCGATCTTGAATCCACTCTGAGTCTGTTCAAGACCCGAGCGGACGAGTATTTCAGCAAGCTGGAGCAAGCAGAGATCGCCGTGCTCAAGGCATCACGGGCCGAGCAATTTGCAAAGTCACGATGCCAGGAAGCCGAAGACACGTGTGCTCAAATCATTTCCGAGCGGAAAGAGATGGATGCGCTGGTTGAGGATTTACAGCGTCAAACTCAATCTTTGGAAGCGCGTATGGAAGATCAGGCCGCGGAGCTGCAAGGAGCTCTGCAAGCCAAGCAACGTCTTCAGAATGAGCTCGAGGACTACCGTAATCAGCGGGCTATTGATATCGAGGACAAAGAAACTTCGATGGAGCAAACTCGCCAAAAGTATCAGCGTGAGTTCTCGACCATCAATGGTGAGCTCGAAATGGAACGTGAGCGATTACTCAATGTCCGCGGGGAAAACTCGCGCCTACGTGAGGAGCTGGACGACCTGCGAAGTAAATGGGATGATGAGGTCCTTAACAGCTCGACCTGGGCCAAGGAGAAGGCTCGCCTAGAGCTTGCCATGCAGGATATCGCCAACTCACGAGATGAAGCTGCGGCTGCGTACAGTGAGGCCCAAACCAAAGTGGTGTCCCTTCTAACGCAAGTGCGATCACTCCGGACCTCAATCGATGATGTCACAGCGGAGCGGGACTCTCtcctcaaggacaagaagatgCTTGAAGGCAGGTTGGCCGAAGCCGCTGAGCGTCTTGAGGATCTTGCGAAGGGCGAAAGCCCCTCAATGAGGAACGCTGCGAGCATGGATCGTGAATTACTTGAGCTCAAATCGAAGCTTGCTCAACAGGAAGATCTCTCTGCCGCTGCTGTCAACAAAATGCGCCGCGCCGATGCACTTGCGACAGAAATGCAGAAGGAGCTGACGGTCGAGCGTGAGACGGCAGCTCAGCTTTTCAAGGAGAAAGCTGGACTGGAGAAGCAGCTAAAGGAGGTGCAATTGCGGTGCGTCGACTTGGAGACCAAGGGCTACTCCTCTGGCAGCCAAGATGTCCGCTTCCTGCACAAGCGCATCAAAGAG CTGGAAACCCATCTCGAAGAACAAGAGAGCAAACACACTGCGGAACAGCGCTCTCTCCGCAATGTAGACCGCACCGTGAAAGATTTGCAGTCTCAGATCGAGCGCCGGGACAAGGTGAATGTTCAACTCAACGAGGAAGTCAGCAAGGCTCGCGACAGGATCGAGAGACTACTCAAAAACATCGAAGAGCTTCAGCAAGGTGATACCGAAACGCAATTGCAGGCTCGCCGCGCTGAACGTGATCTTCGCGAAGAACGGGAGAAAGTCCAACTGCTAGAGCGTGAACTGGAGAACTTGAAGGCGATGAGAAGCACCGCCTCAATGGGCCGTCCCATGACAGCGTTTAGTGAAGCTGGTAGTCGACGTGGCAGTGCCGCATACGGCTATGATTCAACGCCGCAACGCAAGCCCAGTAACACCAAGGGCTTTTTGTGA